Proteins encoded by one window of Azospirillum brasilense:
- a CDS encoding GGDEF domain-containing protein has translation MRQFPAMRVLIADDTVLMRSMLSEQVASYGHDVILARDGREALNLAQAESFDIAIIDWEMPRLSGLEVCWLLKADPRTAYSYLILMTSHDEPFYEMKALDAGADDFIHKPVNRAHLKARLKAGGRITDMHRLLVAQARTDPLTGVANRRALLDRADEEIRRSLRSRQPLSLLIADIDHFKRINDSRGHAAGDEALQRFVRTLGDALRPGDLIGRYGGEEFVVLLPNTALADASVVAERLRRRVAAQEMGLNGDPFRMTASFGVAPVAPDAPGGLDDALRVADAALYRAKAEGRNRVVPSP, from the coding sequence ATGAGGCAGTTTCCCGCCATGCGCGTGCTCATCGCCGACGATACGGTCCTGATGCGCTCCATGCTCTCGGAGCAGGTGGCGTCCTACGGCCATGACGTGATCCTGGCCAGGGATGGCCGGGAAGCGCTGAACCTTGCCCAGGCCGAATCCTTCGACATCGCCATCATCGATTGGGAGATGCCGCGGCTGTCGGGGCTGGAGGTGTGCTGGCTTCTGAAGGCCGATCCGCGCACCGCCTACAGCTACCTGATCCTGATGACGTCCCACGACGAGCCCTTCTACGAGATGAAGGCGCTGGACGCCGGAGCCGACGACTTCATCCACAAGCCGGTCAACCGCGCCCACCTCAAGGCGCGGCTGAAGGCGGGCGGCCGCATCACCGACATGCACCGGCTGCTGGTCGCGCAGGCGCGGACCGATCCGCTGACCGGAGTCGCCAACCGGCGCGCCCTTCTCGACCGTGCGGACGAGGAGATCCGGCGATCGCTGCGGTCGCGGCAGCCCCTGTCCCTGCTGATCGCCGACATCGATCATTTCAAGCGCATCAACGACAGCCGCGGCCACGCCGCCGGGGACGAGGCGTTGCAGCGATTCGTCCGGACGCTGGGCGACGCCCTGCGCCCCGGCGACCTGATCGGGCGCTACGGCGGAGAGGAATTCGTGGTTCTGCTCCCCAACACCGCTCTGGCGGATGCCTCGGTCGTGGCGGAGCGCTTGCGCCGGCGCGTCGCCGCCCAGGAAATGGGTCTGAACGGCGATCCGTTCCGCATGACCGCCAGCTTCGGCGTCGCGCCCGTTGCACCGGACGCCCCAGGCGGCCTCGACGACGCGCTCCGGGTGGCCGACGCCGCGCTGTATCGGGCGAAGGCCGAAGGGCGAAACCGCGTGGTCCCCTCTCCCTAG
- a CDS encoding bifunctional diguanylate cyclase/phosphodiesterase — MSDATASDSAAIPRRLPLLALLAALVLTVLVWNDTRQRVAADAEGRFALRVEELHRRFESQIQVHVQVTRSAAALFTAYPEVKRAEWNRFVDGLHLAERFPAITAVVFARVADQWTGPELVTEARMDGLRGFRIWPEATGPMRLVTLYAAPVNERTLRTLGYDLLAEPVRRAAAEQARDSGEPTVIRAAVLGHDEGEPSPPAVMVFQAVYRDGQSPATQEQRRVAFAGLVMTPIQIAPLAESVFGRMGDVAATVFEGSREFPLYRSRPEASDRPLLSASRDIVLGNRVLSIRYESRSSFEEGVDRWKPALVLVTGLSLSLLLSVLLWALAATRHRALVIAGRITASLRRRETELDLLFNQAPLGIALIGADARITDCNPAFARAVGVGRDGLVGNDARLRASDPAVSAAIDSAIAGESVRLEVDHLLLAGGRHSHFSLHLQPVSTPGDPPFVMAFVEDIGDKRRAEQHVHYLAHYDPLTGLPNRVLLFDRIAQAVREARRDGARVAVLFIDLDRFKVINDSLGHSFGDEVLRSVARRLHGAMRPSDTVGRLGGDEFLIVVPNIGTPSVAAAVAERVMAQLATPFAIGGRNFVVSPSIGISLFPDDAEDAEGLIRCADIAMYNAKDAGRNAYRFVTREMGARSRERLDLEAALRRALLNRELFLVYQPQLRISDDLVVGVEALLRWRHPDAGLIMPNRFLPVAEETGLIQGIGDWVLDEVCAQIRRWRDQIGLAVPVAVNVSAQQFRDGQLPAKVAAALDRNGLQGWELEIEVTEGTLIDDIPSAIATLRALKQRGCLIALDDFGTGYSSLNYLHRFPIDKLKIDRSFIHDLEQDGTGDSIPRAIVGLGRSLGLSVVAEGVETEAQLQLLRSLKCESFQGYLFSRPVLAEELEPILALRAARGHRVSTVEPMAREPV; from the coding sequence ATGAGCGATGCGACTGCGAGCGATTCGGCTGCCATTCCCAGACGCCTCCCTCTGTTGGCCCTGCTGGCCGCGCTTGTGTTGACGGTGCTGGTCTGGAACGACACCCGCCAGCGTGTCGCCGCGGATGCCGAGGGCCGGTTCGCCCTGCGGGTGGAGGAGCTGCACCGCCGTTTCGAGAGCCAGATCCAGGTCCATGTGCAGGTGACGCGCTCCGCCGCCGCCCTGTTCACCGCCTATCCCGAGGTGAAGCGTGCGGAATGGAACCGGTTCGTGGACGGGCTGCACCTTGCCGAGCGCTTTCCGGCGATCACCGCCGTCGTCTTCGCGCGGGTCGCCGATCAATGGACCGGCCCGGAACTGGTCACCGAAGCCCGGATGGACGGGCTGCGCGGCTTCCGGATCTGGCCGGAAGCGACCGGTCCGATGCGGCTCGTCACGCTGTACGCCGCCCCGGTCAACGAACGCACCCTGCGCACGCTCGGCTACGACCTGCTGGCGGAGCCGGTGCGCCGTGCCGCCGCGGAGCAGGCGCGGGACAGCGGTGAGCCGACGGTCATCCGCGCCGCCGTCCTGGGGCACGACGAGGGCGAGCCCTCGCCGCCGGCCGTCATGGTCTTTCAGGCTGTCTATCGCGACGGGCAGAGCCCCGCCACGCAGGAGCAGCGGCGGGTCGCCTTCGCCGGCCTGGTGATGACCCCCATACAGATCGCGCCCCTGGCCGAGTCCGTGTTCGGCCGGATGGGCGACGTCGCGGCGACGGTGTTCGAAGGGAGCCGAGAATTCCCGCTCTACCGCAGCCGCCCGGAGGCGTCGGACCGGCCGTTGCTGAGCGCGAGCCGGGACATCGTCCTGGGCAACCGCGTCCTGTCGATCCGGTACGAGAGCCGGTCGAGCTTCGAGGAGGGGGTCGACCGCTGGAAGCCGGCGCTGGTCTTGGTGACCGGGCTGTCGCTCAGCCTGCTTCTGTCGGTCCTGCTGTGGGCGCTGGCGGCGACGCGCCACCGGGCGCTGGTGATCGCCGGGCGCATCACCGCGTCGCTGCGCCGGCGCGAGACGGAGCTGGACCTGCTGTTCAACCAGGCGCCTCTCGGCATCGCCCTCATCGGGGCGGACGCCAGGATCACCGACTGCAATCCCGCCTTCGCCCGCGCCGTCGGGGTGGGGCGCGACGGCTTGGTCGGAAACGACGCCAGGCTGCGCGCGTCGGACCCGGCGGTGAGTGCCGCCATCGACTCCGCCATCGCTGGGGAGAGCGTGCGGCTGGAGGTCGACCATCTGCTGCTGGCCGGTGGGCGGCACAGCCACTTCTCCCTCCATCTCCAGCCGGTGTCCACCCCCGGCGACCCGCCCTTCGTCATGGCCTTCGTCGAGGACATCGGCGACAAACGGCGGGCCGAGCAGCACGTCCATTATCTGGCCCATTACGATCCGCTGACCGGCCTGCCCAACCGCGTCCTGCTGTTCGACCGCATCGCCCAGGCGGTCCGCGAAGCCCGGCGCGACGGCGCGCGGGTGGCCGTCCTGTTCATCGACCTCGACCGCTTCAAGGTCATCAACGACAGCCTTGGGCACTCCTTCGGCGACGAGGTGCTGCGGTCGGTGGCGCGGCGGCTGCACGGAGCGATGCGTCCGTCGGACACGGTGGGTCGGCTGGGCGGCGACGAATTCCTGATCGTCGTGCCGAACATCGGGACGCCGAGCGTGGCCGCCGCGGTGGCGGAACGGGTCATGGCGCAGCTCGCCACGCCCTTCGCCATCGGCGGGCGGAACTTCGTGGTGTCGCCCAGCATCGGCATCAGCCTGTTCCCCGATGACGCGGAGGACGCCGAAGGGCTGATCCGCTGCGCCGACATCGCCATGTACAACGCCAAGGACGCCGGGCGGAACGCCTACCGCTTCGTGACGCGCGAGATGGGCGCGCGGTCCCGCGAACGCCTCGATCTGGAGGCCGCGCTGCGCCGTGCCCTGCTGAACCGGGAACTGTTCCTCGTCTATCAGCCGCAGCTGCGCATTTCCGACGACCTCGTGGTCGGGGTTGAGGCCCTGCTGCGCTGGCGCCACCCGGACGCCGGTCTCATCATGCCCAACCGCTTCCTGCCCGTGGCCGAGGAAACCGGCCTGATCCAGGGCATCGGCGATTGGGTGCTGGACGAGGTGTGCGCCCAGATCCGCCGCTGGCGCGACCAGATCGGCCTGGCGGTGCCGGTCGCCGTCAACGTCTCCGCCCAGCAGTTCCGCGACGGGCAGCTTCCCGCCAAGGTGGCCGCCGCGTTGGATCGCAACGGCCTCCAGGGCTGGGAGCTGGAGATCGAGGTGACCGAGGGCACGCTGATCGACGACATTCCGTCGGCCATCGCGACGCTGCGCGCGCTGAAACAGCGCGGGTGCCTGATCGCGCTGGACGATTTCGGCACCGGTTACTCCTCGCTCAACTATCTGCACCGCTTCCCGATCGACAAGCTGAAGATCGACCGTTCCTTCATCCACGATCTGGAGCAGGATGGGACGGGCGATTCCATCCCGCGTGCCATCGTCGGGCTGGGCCGCAGCCTGGGCCTGTCGGTGGTCGCCGAAGGGGTGGAGACGGAGGCGCAGCTCCAGCTTCTGCGCAGCCTGAAATGCGAGAGTTTCCAGGGGTACCTGTTCAGCCGCCCGGTCCTGGCGGAGGAGCTGGAGCCGATCCTGGCGCTGCGTGCCGCCCGTGGCCACCGCGTTTCGACGGTGGAGCCGATGGCCAGGGAGCCGGTGTAG
- the egtB gene encoding ergothioneine biosynthesis protein EgtB codes for MLKTAAKAGGLADRFRRVRATSAELAVGLSPEDQVVQSMPDASPVKWHLAHTTWFFETFLLIPNLPGYRPFDPAFGYLFNSYYEAVGARHPRPRRGLVTRPGVAEVAAYRDHVDAAMLTLLERGDSERLAPLVTLGLAHEEQHQELILMDLLHLFSCNPVAPAYRPYRPALRGPAHEGRWIAVDGGIVAVGHDGEGFAFDNEGPRHEVLLRPFRLFSRAVTNGEWLAFVEDGGYRNPALWLSDGWATVNAEGWEAPAYWRRGEDGGWREFTLLGEHPLDEDAPVSHVGFYEADAFARWAGKRLPTEAEWETAAAGMSATGNTLGSGLLRPVAATEGEGLVQMFGDVWEWTASAYSGYPGFRPAAGAVGEYNGKFMANQYVLRGGCCATPDGHVRATYRNFFYPHQRWMFSGVRLAEDA; via the coding sequence ATGCTCAAAACAGCCGCCAAAGCCGGCGGACTCGCCGACCGATTCCGCCGGGTGCGCGCCACCTCGGCGGAACTGGCCGTCGGGCTGTCGCCGGAGGATCAGGTGGTGCAGTCCATGCCGGACGCCAGCCCGGTCAAATGGCATCTGGCCCACACGACGTGGTTCTTCGAAACCTTTCTGCTGATCCCGAATCTGCCGGGCTACCGGCCCTTTGATCCGGCCTTCGGCTATCTCTTCAACTCCTATTACGAGGCCGTCGGCGCCCGCCATCCGCGGCCCCGGCGCGGTCTGGTGACGCGGCCCGGCGTGGCCGAGGTGGCGGCCTACCGCGACCATGTGGATGCCGCCATGCTGACTTTGCTGGAGCGTGGCGACTCCGAGCGGCTGGCCCCGCTGGTGACGCTCGGCCTCGCCCACGAAGAGCAGCATCAGGAGCTGATCCTGATGGACCTGCTGCATCTGTTCTCCTGCAACCCGGTCGCGCCGGCCTACCGTCCCTATCGCCCCGCCTTGCGCGGCCCCGCCCATGAGGGGCGCTGGATCGCGGTGGATGGTGGGATCGTCGCGGTGGGGCACGATGGCGAGGGCTTCGCCTTCGACAACGAGGGACCGCGGCACGAGGTGCTGCTGCGCCCCTTCCGCCTGTTCTCCCGGGCGGTGACCAACGGGGAGTGGTTGGCCTTCGTCGAGGACGGCGGCTACCGCAACCCGGCGCTCTGGCTGTCCGACGGCTGGGCCACGGTCAATGCCGAGGGGTGGGAGGCGCCGGCCTACTGGCGGCGGGGCGAGGACGGCGGTTGGCGGGAATTCACCCTGCTCGGCGAGCATCCTCTGGACGAGGACGCCCCGGTCAGCCACGTCGGCTTCTACGAGGCGGATGCCTTCGCCCGCTGGGCCGGCAAGCGCCTTCCGACGGAGGCCGAGTGGGAAACCGCTGCCGCCGGGATGTCCGCCACCGGCAACACGCTGGGCAGCGGGCTGCTGCGCCCGGTCGCCGCCACGGAGGGCGAGGGGCTCGTCCAGATGTTCGGCGATGTCTGGGAATGGACGGCCAGCGCCTACAGCGGCTATCCGGGCTTCCGCCCCGCCGCCGGGGCGGTCGGCGAATACAACGGCAAGTTCATGGCCAACCAGTATGTGCTGCGCGGCGGATGCTGCGCCACGCCGGACGGCCATGTCCGCGCCACCTACCGGAATTTCTTCTATCCGCACCAACGCTGGATGTTCAGC
- a CDS encoding ribose-phosphate diphosphokinase: MARYTGVYGFPESADGARRLAEALKVPCHIAELHRFPDGESLVRLPEAVERAVVYRSLDRPNDKLVELTLAASVLRRQGATELCLVAPYMAYMRQDAVFRPGEPVSQTVVGDWLGRLFDRFVCVEPHLHRTHTLDEVFVGRPSVCLSGAGAIAERLRSDGVAPDTVIVGPDEEAAPLVEAVAGPLGLTALVGRKERRGDRDVTVSLPDGAPLAGRPVVIVDDVISSGETIFSCARAARAAGAASVRVFGVHALFDAAVAARFETEGLGTPLSCDGVPHPSNALPLARLIADALAIPR; this comes from the coding sequence ATGGCCCGCTACACGGGCGTCTACGGATTTCCGGAATCGGCCGACGGCGCGCGGCGTCTGGCCGAAGCCCTGAAGGTTCCCTGCCACATCGCCGAGCTGCACCGCTTTCCGGACGGCGAAAGCCTCGTCCGCCTGCCCGAAGCCGTCGAGCGGGCGGTGGTCTACCGCTCGCTCGACCGGCCGAACGACAAGCTCGTGGAACTGACGCTGGCCGCCTCCGTGCTGCGCCGGCAGGGCGCCACGGAGCTGTGCCTCGTCGCGCCCTACATGGCCTACATGCGCCAGGACGCCGTGTTCCGCCCCGGCGAGCCGGTCAGTCAGACGGTGGTGGGGGACTGGCTGGGCCGGCTGTTCGACCGCTTCGTCTGCGTGGAGCCGCACCTGCACCGCACCCACACGCTGGACGAGGTGTTCGTCGGGCGGCCCTCCGTCTGCCTCAGCGGCGCCGGTGCCATCGCCGAGCGGCTGCGCAGCGACGGGGTCGCGCCCGACACCGTGATCGTCGGCCCGGACGAGGAGGCGGCCCCTCTGGTCGAGGCGGTGGCCGGGCCGCTCGGCCTCACCGCCCTGGTCGGGCGCAAGGAGCGGCGCGGCGACCGCGACGTGACGGTCTCCCTGCCCGACGGCGCGCCGCTGGCCGGGCGGCCGGTGGTGATCGTCGACGACGTCATCAGCTCCGGCGAGACCATCTTCTCCTGCGCGCGGGCCGCGCGGGCCGCGGGGGCGGCGTCGGTCCGGGTGTTCGGCGTCCATGCCCTGTTCGACGCCGCGGTGGCCGCCCGCTTCGAGACGGAAGGGCTGGGCACGCCGTTGTCCTGCGACGGGGTTCCGCACCCCAGCAACGCCCTGCCGCTCGCCCGGCTGATCGCCGACGCGCTGGCAATCCCCCGTTGA
- a CDS encoding SDR family oxidoreductase codes for MQPRLKPIDEQVIVITGASSGIGLVTARMAARQGAKVVLAARDRDALAQAAEAIRADGGDAIHCVADVADPDALRRVADSAVRSYGRIDSWVNNAGVAIIGKLVDTAPDDHRRLFETNYWGVVNGSLAAIPHLRQNGGALINIGSVLSDRAIPLQGAYVATKHAVKGFTDALRMELEAEGAPISVSLIKPAAVDSLYEDHALNLLDAEPSNPPPVYAPEVVAKAILHCARRPMRDLYVGGGAKLFALAETFAPRLTDRIMERTLPRIIRSGGPLRPRNDALHSHGDDGRERAGRHRFVRETSLYTEARMHPWITAAVVAGFGVLAGAAMARGWVRDDHGASGLNRHRRSMQRHRDRMDEERRTIGHNAKPAWQAAEEGVVTFPR; via the coding sequence ATGCAACCGCGGCTCAAACCCATTGACGAGCAGGTGATCGTCATCACCGGTGCGTCGAGCGGCATCGGGCTGGTCACCGCCCGCATGGCCGCCCGGCAAGGCGCGAAGGTCGTCCTGGCCGCCCGCGACCGCGACGCGCTCGCCCAGGCGGCGGAGGCGATCCGGGCCGACGGCGGGGACGCGATCCACTGCGTCGCCGACGTGGCCGACCCCGACGCCCTGCGGCGGGTGGCCGACTCGGCGGTCCGCAGCTACGGCCGGATCGACAGCTGGGTGAACAACGCCGGCGTGGCGATCATCGGCAAGCTCGTGGACACCGCCCCGGACGACCACCGCCGCCTGTTCGAGACGAACTACTGGGGCGTGGTCAACGGCTCGCTGGCGGCCATTCCCCACCTGCGGCAGAACGGCGGGGCGCTGATCAACATCGGCAGCGTGCTGTCGGACCGCGCCATCCCGCTCCAGGGCGCCTATGTCGCCACCAAGCACGCCGTGAAGGGCTTCACCGACGCGCTGCGCATGGAGCTGGAGGCCGAGGGCGCGCCCATCTCCGTCAGCCTGATCAAGCCGGCGGCCGTCGACAGCCTGTACGAGGACCACGCCCTGAACCTGCTGGACGCGGAGCCGAGCAACCCGCCCCCGGTCTACGCGCCGGAGGTCGTGGCGAAGGCCATCCTGCATTGCGCCCGGCGGCCGATGCGCGACCTCTATGTCGGCGGCGGCGCCAAGCTGTTCGCTCTGGCGGAGACCTTCGCGCCGCGACTCACGGACCGGATCATGGAGCGGACCCTGCCGCGCATCATCCGCTCCGGCGGACCGCTCCGCCCGCGCAACGACGCCCTGCACAGCCACGGCGACGACGGGCGGGAGCGCGCCGGCCGGCACCGCTTCGTGCGTGAAACCAGCCTCTACACCGAGGCCCGGATGCATCCCTGGATCACCGCCGCGGTGGTCGCCGGCTTCGGCGTACTGGCCGGGGCGGCGATGGCGCGCGGCTGGGTCCGTGACGACCACGGCGCCTCCGGGCTGAACCGCCACCGCCGGTCAATGCAGCGGCATCGCGATCGGATGGACGAGGAACGGCGCACCATCGGCCACAACGCCAAGCCCGCTTGGCAGGCCGCGGAGGAAGGCGTGGTGACCTTTCCCCGCTGA
- a CDS encoding MBL fold metallo-hydrolase: protein MTLSLIFHGAAGTVTGSCFRIRTGDGDLLIDCGLFQGTKTVRELNYRPFPFKPSAVKAVLLTHAHIDHSGLLPKLVRQGFKGRVHATAGTADLLAYMLPDSGYIQETEVERLNRRNRQRGRPAVEPIYTQGDAQAAIRHLHAVDYGEWVTVLRGIRARFWPAGHILGSASVELEVTRGGTAETILFSGDLGPGGKSFHADAEGPPRPDWMVLETTYGNRERVEVGEAERQALLRDEVRAALAAGGPLLIPAFAVERTQELLYDLSRLSDRGEIPLVDVFLDSPLADSVTGVFRRHLADLGTGGDPFARPNLHRVRSAAESQKLNALKGGAIIMAASGMCDAGRIRHHLKNHLWRPEATVLLVGYQAPGTLGHLLQQGAGNVRIHGEEIAVRARIRSLDVYSGHADRSGLLAWVAARQGVGRGLFLVHGEEDARAGLRDALVRRGWDPALIRLPELDEVADLTAAAPAQAPAAEAGPPRLEPQAVSAGRDWHNRYAAFLLDLHRALDAAPDDAAREELLRGMGDRLTQAAGRTAE from the coding sequence ATGACACTGTCCCTCATCTTCCACGGCGCCGCCGGCACGGTCACCGGCTCCTGCTTCCGCATCCGGACCGGCGACGGCGACCTGCTGATCGACTGCGGCCTGTTCCAGGGCACCAAGACGGTCAGGGAGCTGAACTACCGGCCCTTCCCCTTCAAGCCGTCCGCCGTGAAGGCGGTGCTGCTGACCCACGCGCACATCGACCATTCGGGCCTGCTGCCCAAGCTGGTCCGCCAGGGCTTCAAGGGGCGGGTGCACGCCACCGCCGGCACTGCCGACCTGCTGGCCTACATGCTGCCCGACAGCGGCTACATCCAGGAGACGGAGGTGGAGCGGCTGAACCGCCGCAACCGCCAGCGCGGGCGCCCGGCGGTCGAGCCGATCTACACACAGGGGGACGCCCAGGCGGCCATCCGCCATCTGCACGCGGTCGATTACGGGGAATGGGTGACGGTGCTGCGCGGAATCCGCGCCCGCTTCTGGCCGGCCGGGCACATCCTCGGTTCGGCGTCGGTGGAACTGGAGGTGACGCGCGGCGGGACGGCCGAGACGATCCTGTTCTCCGGGGACCTCGGCCCCGGCGGCAAGTCCTTCCACGCCGACGCCGAGGGACCGCCGCGCCCCGACTGGATGGTGCTGGAGACCACCTACGGCAACCGCGAGCGGGTCGAGGTGGGCGAGGCCGAGCGGCAGGCCCTGCTGCGCGACGAGGTGCGGGCGGCGCTCGCCGCGGGCGGCCCGCTGCTGATCCCGGCCTTCGCGGTGGAGCGCACGCAGGAGCTGCTCTACGACCTGAGCCGCCTGTCCGACCGCGGCGAGATCCCGCTGGTCGATGTCTTTCTCGACTCGCCGCTCGCCGACTCCGTCACCGGGGTGTTCCGCCGCCATCTGGCTGATCTCGGCACCGGCGGCGATCCCTTCGCCCGGCCCAACCTGCACCGCGTGCGCTCCGCCGCGGAGAGCCAGAAGCTCAACGCCCTCAAGGGCGGCGCCATCATCATGGCGGCCAGCGGCATGTGCGACGCCGGCCGCATCCGCCATCACCTGAAGAACCATCTGTGGCGCCCGGAAGCCACCGTCCTGCTGGTCGGCTACCAGGCGCCGGGCACGCTGGGTCACCTGTTGCAGCAGGGGGCCGGGAACGTCCGCATCCATGGCGAGGAAATCGCGGTGCGCGCCCGCATCCGATCGCTGGACGTCTATTCCGGCCACGCCGACCGCAGCGGCCTGCTGGCCTGGGTGGCGGCGCGGCAGGGGGTGGGGCGCGGCCTGTTCCTAGTGCATGGCGAGGAGGATGCCCGCGCCGGCCTGCGCGACGCCCTGGTCCGCCGTGGCTGGGACCCGGCGCTGATCCGCCTGCCCGAACTGGACGAGGTGGCCGATCTGACCGCGGCCGCGCCGGCCCAGGCGCCGGCAGCCGAGGCCGGCCCGCCACGGTTGGAGCCGCAGGCCGTCTCCGCCGGGCGGGACTGGCACAACCGCTACGCCGCGTTCCTGCTGGATCTGCACCGGGCGCTGGACGCGGCACCCGACGACGCGGCGCGCGAGGAGCTGCTGCGCGGGATGGGCGACCGCCTGACGCAGGCGGCGGGGCGGACGGCGGAGTGA